The Deinococcus cellulosilyticus NBRC 106333 = KACC 11606 DNA window GGGGTCTTTTGGCTGCTTGCGGGTTTGAAATCACGCTCTGGCCCAGAATCTGGATCTCTCCGCCATCGGGGATCAAGAGACCTGCAATCATGCGCAGGGTGGTGGTCTTGCCTGCACCGTTGGGGCCCAGGAGGGCGTAAATCTGCCCTGTCCCGATCCTCAGGGTGAGGTGGTCTACAGCCTTGAATGATCCGAAAGTTTTGTTCACATCCTGAAGTTCCAGTGCCCATTGAATGTTTTCCATTGCATTATATATACGACATTGGGAATGCCCATGTTTCACCTTTAGGGTTCATTGAGACAGTTGCATCCTGAAGTAAACCTTTAGAATCCCGTGTCCTTTCTCACTGTGCTGCTCTCTATAACTGAAGGCATGAGAATGAAATCTGCACTTCTGATTGGTCTTCTGCTGTGTGGAGCAGCCACCGCGCAGAAAAACAAAGAGGTCACCACCAAGAAGAACCCCCATGCCAGGGCCCAGCCCGTGGGTGTGGTGCCGGGTCAGCTGATTGTCAAATTCAAGAAGAAAGGCAATGCCAACGGCATTTTCAAACAGCTGGCCAAGGCAGGCATCAACCTGAGTCCCATCCGTGAGCTTGGAGATGGATCTTTCCTGGTGGAATTTTCCGAGGACTCTGGACTCTCGGTGTCCGTGCTGGGTCTGGATGTGAAGGCCGGAGGCAGCGTGATTGATGCCCTGGACAAGAAAACCAGACAGGCGCTGGACAAACTGAACAAGTTCTTCGACATTGAATACGCTGAACCCAACTACGTTTTCAAGCCTGCTGCTGTGCCCAATGACCAGTTCTACTCGCTGCAGTGGCACCTGCCCAAACTGAACATGCCCAAAGCCTGGGATTACAGCCGGGGCAGCAACGTGGTGGTCGCCGTGCTGGACACTGGTCAAACCAAACACCCTGACCTGATCCCGAACTATGTGGCGGGCTACGACATGCTCACCGATCCCAAGATGGGTGGAGATGGCAACGGACGTGATTCTGACCCCACCGACGTTGGGGACGGGGGCGTCTGTGATGACGGCATCACCTACGAGAACTCCTGGCACGGCACCCATGTGGACGGCATTGTCGCTGGAGCCACCAACAACACCGAAGGGGTGGCCGGGGTGGGCTGGGGCACCAAAATCCAGAACATCCGTGTGCTCGGCAAGTGCGGCGGTTCCATGGCTGACATTGCTGACGGCATCCGCTGGGCCGCAGGCATGAGTGTTCCTGGAATGCCCGCCAATGCCACACCAGCGAAAGTCATCAACATGAGCCTGGGGGGATACACCGGTACGGCCTGCCCTGTGACCTACCAGAACGCCAT harbors:
- a CDS encoding S8 family peptidase; the encoded protein is MKSALLIGLLLCGAATAQKNKEVTTKKNPHARAQPVGVVPGQLIVKFKKKGNANGIFKQLAKAGINLSPIRELGDGSFLVEFSEDSGLSVSVLGLDVKAGGSVIDALDKKTRQALDKLNKFFDIEYAEPNYVFKPAAVPNDQFYSLQWHLPKLNMPKAWDYSRGSNVVVAVLDTGQTKHPDLIPNYVAGYDMLTDPKMGGDGNGRDSDPTDVGDGGVCDDGITYENSWHGTHVDGIVAGATNNTEGVAGVGWGTKIQNIRVLGKCGGSMADIADGIRWAAGMSVPGMPANATPAKVINMSLGGYTGTACPVTYQNAINDVVARGVTVVVAAGNDGKNASGSSPANCNNVITVTAVNLNLTKTYYGNFGTNVTLAAFGGDTTRDDNNDGYGDGILSHLWSPDGSEWYYAFMEGTSMATPQVSGVVALMYALKPKITPAQVKDILKRSATPLASGACTQGCGSGILNAAKALELTRALP